From a region of the Daphnia pulicaria isolate SC F1-1A chromosome 1, SC_F0-13Bv2, whole genome shotgun sequence genome:
- the LOC124326521 gene encoding protein diaphanous homolog 3-like, which produces MRLVLAFELFDWEDYIFHIPYFRRQSEEIKSGVGRKSSSGKIAPFQAGEKSGVRSSPAPTKVNQPLEISNMDAPACSQDGGASLQMAAGLTPPPPPPPPPPPPMPSHVMPAIKINSEVGGGSNSLGKAGGGGKHLPGGGAPFSYIPRSEFNVRSYIQIWSNDFPISRPRLSSRPGPLLLFPASPFGRLPIVLFPQMDETIINTNAQTNFWLFLVG; this is translated from the exons ATGCGATTGGTGCTGGCTTTTGAATTGTTCGATTGGGAAG ATTACATTTTTCATATTCCATATTTCAGAAGACAATCGGAAGAAATCAAGAGCGGCGTTGGCCGCAAAAGTAGCAGTGGAAAAATCGCCCCATTTCAAGCCGGAGAGAAAAGCGGTGTCCGTTCGTCTCCAGCACCAACTAAAGTCAATCAGCCTTTAGAAATCAGTAACATGGACGCACCTGCCTGCTCCCAGG ATGGCGGAGCTTCACTTCAAATGGCGGCAGGTCTAACAcctccaccaccgccacctcctcctcctccgccgcctATGCCCAGTCACGTAATGCCAGCCATTAAAATCAATTCAgag GTGGGAGGTGGCTCGAATTCGTTGGGGAAAGCAGGTGGAGGAGGCAAGCACTTGCCAGGCGGGGGAGCGCCATTCAGTTACATCCCGCGTTCCGAATTTAACGTCCGCAGTTACATCCAAATCTGGTCCAACGATTTTCCCATATCACGACCGCGTCTATCATCAAGACCCGGCCCCCTCCTTCTCTTTCCGGCTTCCCCTTTTGGACGATTGCCAATCGTTTTATTTCCCCAAATGGACGAGACGATAATAAATACAAACGCGCAGACGAATTTTTGGCTTTTCCTTGTAGGCTAG
- the LOC124343591 gene encoding zinc finger protein 64-like, which yields MVHSREYQERTKVLVEHHGASEQHPQPRILAVQPNSSADEEEGAIDLTRRKESEVKPSQTAITAEKTWANCPLCPARFDPDSKALKYHISLHGGNGPFRCQFCIYAVKAQDNLTKHEKLHLHQTEDEDEMTAETTTTDNNTKPLKRFQCSKCPSSFEMKGQFKAHFNLYGSKQRYRCDRCDRCDYAVKYYTNFLQHMKRHDESETAVDGADTTADEAMDVETHEPPPTTTAVPTIQLPEQPLSTADRQHI from the exons ATGGTCCACAGTCGCGAATATCAAGAAAGAACCAAG GTGCTGGTGGAACATCACGGCGCGTCTGAACAGCATCCGCAGCCTCGCATTTTGGCCGTCCAACCCAACAGCAGTGCGGACGAGGAGGAAGGGGCGATAGATTTGACCCGCCGGAAGGAATCGGAGGTGAAACCCAGTCAAACTGCCATCACTGCCGAAAAGACTTGGGCCAATTGCCCGCTGTGTCCGGCTCGATTCGATCCGGACAGCAAAGCGCTGAAGTACCACATCTCTCTGCACGGTGGCAACGGCCCGTTCCGCTGCCAATTCTGCATCTACGCCGTCAAGGCCCAGGACAATTTGACGAAGCATGAGAAGCTGCACCTGCACCAGACGGAAGACGAGGACGAGATGACGgccgagacgacgacgacggacaaCAATACGAAGCCGCTGAAACGGTTCCAGTGTTCCAAGTGCCCGTCCAGCTTCGAGATGAAGGGGCAGTTCAAAGCCCATTTTAATCTGTACGGCTCCAAGCAGCGCTACCGTTGCGACCGTTGCGACCGTTGCGACTACGCcgtcaagtactacaccaattTCCTGCAGCACATGAAGAGGCACGACGAGAGCGAGACGGCCGTCGACGGAGCCGATACGACGGCCGACGAAGCCATGGACGTCGAAACCCACGAGCCACCGCCGACAACCACCGCCGTCCCGACGATTCAATTGCCCGAGCAGCCGCTGTCGACGGCCGACCGCCAACACATTTAG